In Acanthopagrus latus isolate v.2019 chromosome 17, fAcaLat1.1, whole genome shotgun sequence, the following are encoded in one genomic region:
- the si:dkey-17m8.1 gene encoding C-Jun-amino-terminal kinase-interacting protein 4 isoform X4, with amino-acid sequence MEYSERVLCGTGEVELDPNIVSEEAGKLYSELQTVIETHGEGVVESLVPIFVWVLEGLASCKAQLRDREEEAEREKAEREELLERYQAERTLRKESQERYLELDDQIEQERRAMRGREKEKERRERDLEKKAREQADQLVALEEQKASLGRELSTLKLTHSKLAHTYRELLEKKKDSERDSPLRNHIRSKNPEFPSNQVLSDSSVNEQILQRPHSNSVPSCFGDLVAKEERAVDIAVKPTADQFINDIISSTPELKQFHGCVDASTPVARTNTKEPSSNELETSVEDEMADLEETEREREYKVEEEHSGERQEKNEEEEEVEEDDSMEWELRNTDSVFSELSELSRDYVESVDQGASVRGSTDQFEEILSQYEELKVTHELVDAARKAVISRVVELTDDRSALKLEVSSLQDTVSRLEGRVKEKEEEIKRLRKELEPFQCEDADASFPTSMRHFSRSEMARVVMEKNQYKQRLFELQEAVRRSQTLRATKEERFTEDRGSSVWRKFNRLFGISKEPLIRPPVSAFPPRVTSPSVTRSPLGSPQLPAVSLTHTERRELYKEIRSHIWASLGKRQIHGWSTPLANTQESQEPVPEPKDVPVLMQLRLLDQRDSTAKLNCAVAVAPEISGEATCSVWVVSGPAFSSDITVIDPARSNTVLDQFSLPPTAPALCICAVPPVGDTAGTVWIGTQEGSILVHSASAGRRRCLQSISLSEGIHSLTYSQEQVVAGLADGTLAFFSPGSGGWNLLSHYVMPLGSNPLQPIRCCLAKGSRLWVGYWNKVYVVDTESKKVEQSFLVSERSEQQVRFLCAGGSGVWTSCRLDPILRLFDWSTGRPLQQVDFTALVTKTLGQAFLTLSPLQISSLAVISGRLWVGTGGGALFSIPLSITSEAVSIPYCSIASAQLCYHGHRQAVRFIIAAPGCLITCPGSSTVTTSQLILSGGEGYINFRIGDDESEGSVELSQATPQRSERSHMIIWQNPTPSMPSPAL; translated from the exons ATGGAGTACAGTGAGAGGGTGCTGTGTGGGACAGGGGAGGTGGAGCTGGACCCCAATATTGTGAGTGAAGAGGCAGGAAAACTATACTCAGAACTGCAG ACAGTTATTGAGACCCATGGTGAAGGTGTGGTCGAGTCGCTGGTGCCCATATTCGTGTGGGTCCTGGAGGGGTTGGCCAGCTGCAAAGCCCAGCTGAGagacagggaagaggaggcggagaggGAGAAAGCAGAGCGAGAAGAGCTGCTGGAGAGATACCAAGCAGAGAGAACACTCAGGAAGGAAAGTCAAGAG AGGTATCTGGAACTGGATGATCAAATTGAACAAGAGAGGAGAGCCAtgagggggagggagaaggagaaagaacgGCGGGAGAGAGATCTGGAGAAGAAAGCAAGAGAGCAAGCTGATCAGT tgGTGGCCTTGGAGGAGCAGAAGGCCAGTCTGGGCAGAGAACTCAGCACACTGAAGCTTACACACAGCAAG TTGGCTCACACATATCGGGAACTGttggaaaagaagaaggatTCTGAAAGAGACTCTCCTCTAAG GAATCACATTCGTTCCAAGAATCCTGAATTTCCATCTAACCAAGTCTTGTCAGACTCCAGTGTTAATGAACAG ATACTTCAAAGACCACATTCAAATTCTGTTCCGTCGTGTTTTGGAGATCTAGTAGCCAAGGAGGAGAGGGCGGTTGACATTGCGGTAAAGCCCACTGCAGATCAGTTTatcaatgacatcatcagctccaCCCCTGAGCTGAAGCAGTTTCATGGCTGTGTGGATGCAAG cACTCCAGTTGCCAGAACTAACACCAAAGAGCCATCAAGTAATGAGTTGGAGACCAGCGTGGAGGACGAGATGGCAGACTTGGAGgagactgagagggagagagagtacAAAGTAGAGGAGGAGCACagtggagagaggcaggaaaaaaatgaggaggaggaggaggtggaggaagatgaTAGTATGGAGTGGGAGCTACGCAACACTGACTCTGTGTTCTCTGAACTGTCAGAGCTGAGTCGGGACTATGTGGAGAGTGTGGACCAAGGGGCCAGTGTTAGAG GCAGCACAGATCAGTTTGAGGAGATTCTTTCTCAGTATGAGGAACTGAAAGTCACCCA tgaatTAGTAGATGCTGCCCGTAAAGCTGTGATATCTCGCGTGGTAGAGCTGACTGACGACCGCTCAGCTCTTAAACTGGAAGTGTCGTCTCTTCAGGACACGGTGTCACGATTAGAGGGGCGGGtcaaggagaaagaggaggaaataaagag ACTTCGGAAAGAACTGGAACCGTTCCAATGTGAGGATGCTGAT GCCTCTTTTCCCACATCCATGCGGCACTTCTCTCGTTCTGAAATGGCTCGTGTGGTCATGGAGAAGAACCAGTACAAGCAACGCCTGTTTGAGTTGCAGGAGGCAGTGAGACGCAGTCAGACTCTCAG agcaacaaaagaggagaggttcacagaggacagagggtcAAGTGTTTGGAGAAA GTTCAACCGCTTATTTGGCATCTCCAAGGAACCCTTAATCCGACCACCTGTGTCTGCCTTCCCCCCGCGAGTGACTTCTCCATCAGTCACTCGCTCTCCTCTGGGGTCTCCACAATTACCGGCTGTCAGTCTAACCCACACTGA GAGGAGAGAACTCTACAAAGAAATTCGCTCACACATTTGGGCATCGCTTGGAAAACGGCAGATACACGGGTGGAGCACACCACTGGCAAACACACAG GAATCCCAAGAACCTGTCCCAGAGCCTAAAGATGTGCCTGTTCTAATGCAGCTCAGACTGTTGGATCAAAGAGACTCCACAGCTAAG CTGAACTGTGCGGTTGCGGTCGCACCTGAGATCTCAGGAGAGGCCACG TGTTCTGTGTGGGTAGTTTCTGGCCCTGCCTTCAGCAGCGATATTACAGTGATTGACCCGGCACGGTCCAACACGGTTCTGGATCAGTTCAGCCTCCCTCCTACAGCTCCTGCCCTCTGCATCTGTGCTGTGCCTCCTGTAG GTGACACTGCTGGAACTGTGTGGATTGGAACTCAGGAAGGAAG tATACTGGTACACTCAGCCTCTGCTGGCAGGAGGCGCTGTCTGCAGTCTATTTCCCTCTCAGAAGGCATCCATTCGCTCAC GTATTCCCAGGAACAAGTTGTAGCTGGTTTAGCTGATGGAACATTAGCATTTTTCTCACCTGGCTCAG GTGGCTGGAACCTACTGTCACACTATGTGATGCCTCTTGGATCGAACCCTTTGCAGCCCATTCGCTGCTGCCTTGCTAAAGGTAGCCGTCTGTGGGTGGGATATTGGAACAAAGTATATGTGGTTGATACTGAGAGCAAGAAGGTTGAG CAATCATTCTTGGTCTCCGAGCGCAGTGAGCAGCAGGTTCGTTTCCTGTGTGCTGGTGGGAGCGGAGTTTGGACATCATGCCGACTCGACCCAATCCTCAGACTGTTTGATTGGTCCACAGGACGGCCGCTACAGCAAGTCGATTTTACCGCTTTGGTCACTAAAACATTAG GCCAAGCCTTCCTGACACTCTCCCCTCTGCAGATCTCGTCTCTCGCGGTCATCTCAGGCCGACTGTGGGTGGGCACAGGAGGTGGCGCCCTCTTCTCCATTCCGTTATCCATAA CGTCGGAGGCCGTTTCCATCCCATATTGCTCCATTGCATCAGCCCAGCTGTGTTACCATGGACACAGACAAGCTGTCAGGTTCATCATCGCTGCACCTG GTTGTTTGATCACCTGTCCTGGCAGCAGCACCGTCACTACCTCTCAGCTCATCCTCAGCGGAGGGGAGGGCTACATCAACTTCCGAATCG GAGACGATGAAAGCGAAGGATCAGTTGAGTTGTCCCAAGCTACACCTCAGCGGTCCGAACGAAGTCACATGATCATCTGGCAGAATCCCACCCCCTCTATGCCTAGCCCCGCCCTCTGA
- the si:dkey-17m8.1 gene encoding C-Jun-amino-terminal kinase-interacting protein 4 isoform X1: MEYSERVLCGTGEVELDPNIVSEEAGKLYSELQTVIETHGEGVVESLVPIFVWVLEGLASCKAQLRDREEEAEREKAEREELLERYQAERTLRKESQERYLELDDQIEQERRAMRGREKEKERRERDLEKKAREQADQLVALEEQKASLGRELSTLKLTHSKLAHTYRELLEKKKDSERDSPLRNHIRSKNPEFPSNQVLSDSSVNEQILQRPHSNSVPSCFGDLVAKEERAVDIAVKPTADQFINDIISSTPELKQFHGCVDASTPVARTNTKEPSSNELETSVEDEMADLEETEREREYKVEEEHSGERQEKNEEEEEVEEDDSMEWELRNTDSVFSELSELSRDYVESVDQGASVRGSTDQFEEILSQYEELKVTHELVDAARKAVISRVVELTDDRSALKLEVSSLQDTVSRLEGRVKEKEEEIKRLRKELEPFQCEDADASFPTSMRHFSRSEMARVVMEKNQYKQRLFELQEAVRRSQTLRATKEERFTEDRGSSVWRKFNRLFGISKEPLIRPPVSAFPPRVTSPSVTRSPLGSPQLPAVSLTHTESILPRSASPAALSPRVRRRELYKEIRSHIWASLGKRQIHGWSTPLANTQESQEPVPEPKDVPVLMQLRLLDQRDSTAKLNCAVAVAPEISGEATCSVWVVSGPAFSSDITVIDPARSNTVLDQFSLPPTAPALCICAVPPVGDTAGTVWIGTQEGSILVHSASAGRRRCLQSISLSEGIHSLTYSQEQVVAGLADGTLAFFSPGSGGWNLLSHYVMPLGSNPLQPIRCCLAKGSRLWVGYWNKVYVVDTESKKVEQSFLVSERSEQQVRFLCAGGSGVWTSCRLDPILRLFDWSTGRPLQQVDFTALVTKTLGQAFLTLSPLQISSLAVISGRLWVGTGGGALFSIPLSITSEAVSIPYCSIASAQLCYHGHRQAVRFIIAAPGCLITCPGSSTVTTSQLILSGGEGYINFRIGDDESEGSVELSQATPQRSERSHMIIWQNPTPSMPSPAL, from the exons ATGGAGTACAGTGAGAGGGTGCTGTGTGGGACAGGGGAGGTGGAGCTGGACCCCAATATTGTGAGTGAAGAGGCAGGAAAACTATACTCAGAACTGCAG ACAGTTATTGAGACCCATGGTGAAGGTGTGGTCGAGTCGCTGGTGCCCATATTCGTGTGGGTCCTGGAGGGGTTGGCCAGCTGCAAAGCCCAGCTGAGagacagggaagaggaggcggagaggGAGAAAGCAGAGCGAGAAGAGCTGCTGGAGAGATACCAAGCAGAGAGAACACTCAGGAAGGAAAGTCAAGAG AGGTATCTGGAACTGGATGATCAAATTGAACAAGAGAGGAGAGCCAtgagggggagggagaaggagaaagaacgGCGGGAGAGAGATCTGGAGAAGAAAGCAAGAGAGCAAGCTGATCAGT tgGTGGCCTTGGAGGAGCAGAAGGCCAGTCTGGGCAGAGAACTCAGCACACTGAAGCTTACACACAGCAAG TTGGCTCACACATATCGGGAACTGttggaaaagaagaaggatTCTGAAAGAGACTCTCCTCTAAG GAATCACATTCGTTCCAAGAATCCTGAATTTCCATCTAACCAAGTCTTGTCAGACTCCAGTGTTAATGAACAG ATACTTCAAAGACCACATTCAAATTCTGTTCCGTCGTGTTTTGGAGATCTAGTAGCCAAGGAGGAGAGGGCGGTTGACATTGCGGTAAAGCCCACTGCAGATCAGTTTatcaatgacatcatcagctccaCCCCTGAGCTGAAGCAGTTTCATGGCTGTGTGGATGCAAG cACTCCAGTTGCCAGAACTAACACCAAAGAGCCATCAAGTAATGAGTTGGAGACCAGCGTGGAGGACGAGATGGCAGACTTGGAGgagactgagagggagagagagtacAAAGTAGAGGAGGAGCACagtggagagaggcaggaaaaaaatgaggaggaggaggaggtggaggaagatgaTAGTATGGAGTGGGAGCTACGCAACACTGACTCTGTGTTCTCTGAACTGTCAGAGCTGAGTCGGGACTATGTGGAGAGTGTGGACCAAGGGGCCAGTGTTAGAG GCAGCACAGATCAGTTTGAGGAGATTCTTTCTCAGTATGAGGAACTGAAAGTCACCCA tgaatTAGTAGATGCTGCCCGTAAAGCTGTGATATCTCGCGTGGTAGAGCTGACTGACGACCGCTCAGCTCTTAAACTGGAAGTGTCGTCTCTTCAGGACACGGTGTCACGATTAGAGGGGCGGGtcaaggagaaagaggaggaaataaagag ACTTCGGAAAGAACTGGAACCGTTCCAATGTGAGGATGCTGAT GCCTCTTTTCCCACATCCATGCGGCACTTCTCTCGTTCTGAAATGGCTCGTGTGGTCATGGAGAAGAACCAGTACAAGCAACGCCTGTTTGAGTTGCAGGAGGCAGTGAGACGCAGTCAGACTCTCAG agcaacaaaagaggagaggttcacagaggacagagggtcAAGTGTTTGGAGAAA GTTCAACCGCTTATTTGGCATCTCCAAGGAACCCTTAATCCGACCACCTGTGTCTGCCTTCCCCCCGCGAGTGACTTCTCCATCAGTCACTCGCTCTCCTCTGGGGTCTCCACAATTACCGGCTGTCAGTCTAACCCACACTGA AAGCATTCTCCCTAGAtctgcctctcctgctgctctctcccctCGTGTCAGGAGGAGAGAACTCTACAAAGAAATTCGCTCACACATTTGGGCATCGCTTGGAAAACGGCAGATACACGGGTGGAGCACACCACTGGCAAACACACAG GAATCCCAAGAACCTGTCCCAGAGCCTAAAGATGTGCCTGTTCTAATGCAGCTCAGACTGTTGGATCAAAGAGACTCCACAGCTAAG CTGAACTGTGCGGTTGCGGTCGCACCTGAGATCTCAGGAGAGGCCACG TGTTCTGTGTGGGTAGTTTCTGGCCCTGCCTTCAGCAGCGATATTACAGTGATTGACCCGGCACGGTCCAACACGGTTCTGGATCAGTTCAGCCTCCCTCCTACAGCTCCTGCCCTCTGCATCTGTGCTGTGCCTCCTGTAG GTGACACTGCTGGAACTGTGTGGATTGGAACTCAGGAAGGAAG tATACTGGTACACTCAGCCTCTGCTGGCAGGAGGCGCTGTCTGCAGTCTATTTCCCTCTCAGAAGGCATCCATTCGCTCAC GTATTCCCAGGAACAAGTTGTAGCTGGTTTAGCTGATGGAACATTAGCATTTTTCTCACCTGGCTCAG GTGGCTGGAACCTACTGTCACACTATGTGATGCCTCTTGGATCGAACCCTTTGCAGCCCATTCGCTGCTGCCTTGCTAAAGGTAGCCGTCTGTGGGTGGGATATTGGAACAAAGTATATGTGGTTGATACTGAGAGCAAGAAGGTTGAG CAATCATTCTTGGTCTCCGAGCGCAGTGAGCAGCAGGTTCGTTTCCTGTGTGCTGGTGGGAGCGGAGTTTGGACATCATGCCGACTCGACCCAATCCTCAGACTGTTTGATTGGTCCACAGGACGGCCGCTACAGCAAGTCGATTTTACCGCTTTGGTCACTAAAACATTAG GCCAAGCCTTCCTGACACTCTCCCCTCTGCAGATCTCGTCTCTCGCGGTCATCTCAGGCCGACTGTGGGTGGGCACAGGAGGTGGCGCCCTCTTCTCCATTCCGTTATCCATAA CGTCGGAGGCCGTTTCCATCCCATATTGCTCCATTGCATCAGCCCAGCTGTGTTACCATGGACACAGACAAGCTGTCAGGTTCATCATCGCTGCACCTG GTTGTTTGATCACCTGTCCTGGCAGCAGCACCGTCACTACCTCTCAGCTCATCCTCAGCGGAGGGGAGGGCTACATCAACTTCCGAATCG GAGACGATGAAAGCGAAGGATCAGTTGAGTTGTCCCAAGCTACACCTCAGCGGTCCGAACGAAGTCACATGATCATCTGGCAGAATCCCACCCCCTCTATGCCTAGCCCCGCCCTCTGA
- the si:dkey-17m8.1 gene encoding C-Jun-amino-terminal kinase-interacting protein 4 isoform X2 — translation MEYSERVLCGTGEVELDPNIVSEEAGKLYSELQTVIETHGEGVVESLVPIFVWVLEGLASCKAQLRDREEEAEREKAEREELLERYQAERTLRKESQERYLELDDQIEQERRAMRGREKEKERRERDLEKKAREQADQLVALEEQKASLGRELSTLKLTHSKLAHTYRELLEKKKDSERDSPLRNHIRSKNPEFPSNQVLSDSSVNEQILQRPHSNSVPSCFGDLVAKEERAVDIAVKPTADQFINDIISSTPELKQFHGCVDASTPVARTNTKEPSSNELETSVEDEMADLEETEREREYKVEEEHSGERQEKNEEEEEVEEDDSMEWELRNTDSVFSELSELSRDYVESVDQGASVRGSTDQFEEILSQYEELKVTHELVDAARKAVISRVVELTDDRSALKLEVSSLQDTVSRLEGRVKEKEEEIKRLRKELEPFQCEDADASFPTSMRHFSRSEMARVVMEKNQYKQRLFELQEAVRRSQTLRATKEERFTEDRGSSVWRKFNRLFGISKEPLIRPPVSAFPPRVTSPSVTRSPLGSPQLPAVSLTHTDILPRSASPAALSPRVRRRELYKEIRSHIWASLGKRQIHGWSTPLANTQESQEPVPEPKDVPVLMQLRLLDQRDSTAKLNCAVAVAPEISGEATCSVWVVSGPAFSSDITVIDPARSNTVLDQFSLPPTAPALCICAVPPVGDTAGTVWIGTQEGSILVHSASAGRRRCLQSISLSEGIHSLTYSQEQVVAGLADGTLAFFSPGSGGWNLLSHYVMPLGSNPLQPIRCCLAKGSRLWVGYWNKVYVVDTESKKVEQSFLVSERSEQQVRFLCAGGSGVWTSCRLDPILRLFDWSTGRPLQQVDFTALVTKTLGQAFLTLSPLQISSLAVISGRLWVGTGGGALFSIPLSITSEAVSIPYCSIASAQLCYHGHRQAVRFIIAAPGCLITCPGSSTVTTSQLILSGGEGYINFRIGDDESEGSVELSQATPQRSERSHMIIWQNPTPSMPSPAL, via the exons ATGGAGTACAGTGAGAGGGTGCTGTGTGGGACAGGGGAGGTGGAGCTGGACCCCAATATTGTGAGTGAAGAGGCAGGAAAACTATACTCAGAACTGCAG ACAGTTATTGAGACCCATGGTGAAGGTGTGGTCGAGTCGCTGGTGCCCATATTCGTGTGGGTCCTGGAGGGGTTGGCCAGCTGCAAAGCCCAGCTGAGagacagggaagaggaggcggagaggGAGAAAGCAGAGCGAGAAGAGCTGCTGGAGAGATACCAAGCAGAGAGAACACTCAGGAAGGAAAGTCAAGAG AGGTATCTGGAACTGGATGATCAAATTGAACAAGAGAGGAGAGCCAtgagggggagggagaaggagaaagaacgGCGGGAGAGAGATCTGGAGAAGAAAGCAAGAGAGCAAGCTGATCAGT tgGTGGCCTTGGAGGAGCAGAAGGCCAGTCTGGGCAGAGAACTCAGCACACTGAAGCTTACACACAGCAAG TTGGCTCACACATATCGGGAACTGttggaaaagaagaaggatTCTGAAAGAGACTCTCCTCTAAG GAATCACATTCGTTCCAAGAATCCTGAATTTCCATCTAACCAAGTCTTGTCAGACTCCAGTGTTAATGAACAG ATACTTCAAAGACCACATTCAAATTCTGTTCCGTCGTGTTTTGGAGATCTAGTAGCCAAGGAGGAGAGGGCGGTTGACATTGCGGTAAAGCCCACTGCAGATCAGTTTatcaatgacatcatcagctccaCCCCTGAGCTGAAGCAGTTTCATGGCTGTGTGGATGCAAG cACTCCAGTTGCCAGAACTAACACCAAAGAGCCATCAAGTAATGAGTTGGAGACCAGCGTGGAGGACGAGATGGCAGACTTGGAGgagactgagagggagagagagtacAAAGTAGAGGAGGAGCACagtggagagaggcaggaaaaaaatgaggaggaggaggaggtggaggaagatgaTAGTATGGAGTGGGAGCTACGCAACACTGACTCTGTGTTCTCTGAACTGTCAGAGCTGAGTCGGGACTATGTGGAGAGTGTGGACCAAGGGGCCAGTGTTAGAG GCAGCACAGATCAGTTTGAGGAGATTCTTTCTCAGTATGAGGAACTGAAAGTCACCCA tgaatTAGTAGATGCTGCCCGTAAAGCTGTGATATCTCGCGTGGTAGAGCTGACTGACGACCGCTCAGCTCTTAAACTGGAAGTGTCGTCTCTTCAGGACACGGTGTCACGATTAGAGGGGCGGGtcaaggagaaagaggaggaaataaagag ACTTCGGAAAGAACTGGAACCGTTCCAATGTGAGGATGCTGAT GCCTCTTTTCCCACATCCATGCGGCACTTCTCTCGTTCTGAAATGGCTCGTGTGGTCATGGAGAAGAACCAGTACAAGCAACGCCTGTTTGAGTTGCAGGAGGCAGTGAGACGCAGTCAGACTCTCAG agcaacaaaagaggagaggttcacagaggacagagggtcAAGTGTTTGGAGAAA GTTCAACCGCTTATTTGGCATCTCCAAGGAACCCTTAATCCGACCACCTGTGTCTGCCTTCCCCCCGCGAGTGACTTCTCCATCAGTCACTCGCTCTCCTCTGGGGTCTCCACAATTACCGGCTGTCAGTCTAACCCACACTGA CATTCTCCCTAGAtctgcctctcctgctgctctctcccctCGTGTCAGGAGGAGAGAACTCTACAAAGAAATTCGCTCACACATTTGGGCATCGCTTGGAAAACGGCAGATACACGGGTGGAGCACACCACTGGCAAACACACAG GAATCCCAAGAACCTGTCCCAGAGCCTAAAGATGTGCCTGTTCTAATGCAGCTCAGACTGTTGGATCAAAGAGACTCCACAGCTAAG CTGAACTGTGCGGTTGCGGTCGCACCTGAGATCTCAGGAGAGGCCACG TGTTCTGTGTGGGTAGTTTCTGGCCCTGCCTTCAGCAGCGATATTACAGTGATTGACCCGGCACGGTCCAACACGGTTCTGGATCAGTTCAGCCTCCCTCCTACAGCTCCTGCCCTCTGCATCTGTGCTGTGCCTCCTGTAG GTGACACTGCTGGAACTGTGTGGATTGGAACTCAGGAAGGAAG tATACTGGTACACTCAGCCTCTGCTGGCAGGAGGCGCTGTCTGCAGTCTATTTCCCTCTCAGAAGGCATCCATTCGCTCAC GTATTCCCAGGAACAAGTTGTAGCTGGTTTAGCTGATGGAACATTAGCATTTTTCTCACCTGGCTCAG GTGGCTGGAACCTACTGTCACACTATGTGATGCCTCTTGGATCGAACCCTTTGCAGCCCATTCGCTGCTGCCTTGCTAAAGGTAGCCGTCTGTGGGTGGGATATTGGAACAAAGTATATGTGGTTGATACTGAGAGCAAGAAGGTTGAG CAATCATTCTTGGTCTCCGAGCGCAGTGAGCAGCAGGTTCGTTTCCTGTGTGCTGGTGGGAGCGGAGTTTGGACATCATGCCGACTCGACCCAATCCTCAGACTGTTTGATTGGTCCACAGGACGGCCGCTACAGCAAGTCGATTTTACCGCTTTGGTCACTAAAACATTAG GCCAAGCCTTCCTGACACTCTCCCCTCTGCAGATCTCGTCTCTCGCGGTCATCTCAGGCCGACTGTGGGTGGGCACAGGAGGTGGCGCCCTCTTCTCCATTCCGTTATCCATAA CGTCGGAGGCCGTTTCCATCCCATATTGCTCCATTGCATCAGCCCAGCTGTGTTACCATGGACACAGACAAGCTGTCAGGTTCATCATCGCTGCACCTG GTTGTTTGATCACCTGTCCTGGCAGCAGCACCGTCACTACCTCTCAGCTCATCCTCAGCGGAGGGGAGGGCTACATCAACTTCCGAATCG GAGACGATGAAAGCGAAGGATCAGTTGAGTTGTCCCAAGCTACACCTCAGCGGTCCGAACGAAGTCACATGATCATCTGGCAGAATCCCACCCCCTCTATGCCTAGCCCCGCCCTCTGA